One window from the genome of Balaenoptera musculus isolate JJ_BM4_2016_0621 chromosome 3, mBalMus1.pri.v3, whole genome shotgun sequence encodes:
- the LOC118892479 gene encoding LOW QUALITY PROTEIN: growth/differentiation factor 3 (The sequence of the model RefSeq protein was modified relative to this genomic sequence to represent the inferred CDS: inserted 4 bases in 2 codons; substituted 2 bases at 2 genomic stop codons) — MLVMSRLLAQPPLFLLPYLQEPFIPDVEQLVLGFPGQCRRXIGPGQAKSPTEKFCHLQDHKVKLQRCLQXEYCCTQLPTPLNVRRHAWYFQVCGPIKVRLFSLTVRDDEHXVSVCCMITSLIEKXGCF, encoded by the exons ATGCTGGTTATGTCCCGGCTCCTCGCACAGCCCCCTCTGTTTCTCCTGCCTTACCTGCAGGAGCCCTTTATCCCTGATGTGGAGCAGCTGGTCCTGGGGTTCCCAGGCCAGTGTCGCCGGTAGATAGGGCCTGGCCAGGCTAAGTCTCCAACAGAAAAGTTCTGTCATCTGCAGGATCACAAGGTGAAACTTCAGAGATGCCTGCA AGAGTATTGCTGCACCCAGCTTCCAACTCCCCTTAATGTCAGGAGACACGCGTGGTACTTCCAGGTCTGTGGTCCCATCAAGGTCAGGCTTTTCTCCTTGACGGTCCGGGATGATGAACA AGTGAGTGTGTGTTGCATGATCACATCCCTGATAGAAAAGTGAGGCTGCTTTTGA